The following proteins come from a genomic window of Montipora capricornis isolate CH-2021 chromosome 9, ASM3666992v2, whole genome shotgun sequence:
- the LOC138016916 gene encoding uncharacterized protein isoform X2 — protein MSVEREGNSFDEDFLDLKNRLEPLFDAEPLKAQSDACLRRFLRAFEDVDEAHSALVRNINWREEYGVHCLSRGDNDIEEQLALGKAEVLDFPDHVGRPIVLVTVRNHDARNRDLNVITKFIIYILEEATRKCDEDVIDNLCITFDLKGFSFNNMDYGFVKQLIWLLSRRYPERLGKCLIVNSPFIFTGCWALIRLWC, from the exons ATGTCTGTAGAGAGAGAAGGCAACTCTTTTGATGAGGATTTCCTGGATTTGAAGAATCGGCTTGAG CCACTCTTCGATGCAGAGCCTTTAAAG GCTCAAAGTGATGCCTGTTTGCGGCGGTTTCTTCGTGCTTTTGAAGATGTTGATGAAGCACATAGTGCTCTTGTAAGAAACATCAACTGGAGAGAGGAGTACGGAGTACATTGTCTAAGCAGAGGTGACAATGACATTGAAGAGCAGTTAGCTTTGGGAAAGGCAGAGGTCTTAGATTTTCCTGATCATGTCGGAAG GCCAATTGTCCTGGTAACAGTGAGAAATCATGATGCTAGAAACAGAGATCTAAATGTCATCACCAAATTTATCATTTACATTCTG gAGGAAGCAACTAGAAAATGTGACGAAGATGTCATTGATAACCTTTGTATCACCTTTGATTTAAAG GGATTCTCATTTAATAACATGGATTATGGATTTGTAAAGCAACTGATCTGGTTATTGTCCAGGAGATACCCAGAGAGACTTGGAAAGTGCCTGATTGTCAACTCGCCATTTATTTTCACGGGATGCTGGGCCCTGATCAGATTGTG GTGCTGA
- the LOC138016916 gene encoding uncharacterized protein isoform X1, which translates to MSVEREGNSFDEDFLDLKNRLEPLFDAEPLKAQSDACLRRFLRAFEDVDEAHSALVRNINWREEYGVHCLSRGDNDIEEQLALGKAEVLDFPDHVGRPIVLVTVRNHDARNRDLNVITKFIIYILEEATRKCDEDVIDNLCITFDLKGFSFNNMDYGFVKQLIWLLSRRYPERLGKCLIVNSPFIFTGCWALIRLWLHDVTSSKIVFIKNEEHLAEYIPLGVLPKSLF; encoded by the exons ATGTCTGTAGAGAGAGAAGGCAACTCTTTTGATGAGGATTTCCTGGATTTGAAGAATCGGCTTGAG CCACTCTTCGATGCAGAGCCTTTAAAG GCTCAAAGTGATGCCTGTTTGCGGCGGTTTCTTCGTGCTTTTGAAGATGTTGATGAAGCACATAGTGCTCTTGTAAGAAACATCAACTGGAGAGAGGAGTACGGAGTACATTGTCTAAGCAGAGGTGACAATGACATTGAAGAGCAGTTAGCTTTGGGAAAGGCAGAGGTCTTAGATTTTCCTGATCATGTCGGAAG GCCAATTGTCCTGGTAACAGTGAGAAATCATGATGCTAGAAACAGAGATCTAAATGTCATCACCAAATTTATCATTTACATTCTG gAGGAAGCAACTAGAAAATGTGACGAAGATGTCATTGATAACCTTTGTATCACCTTTGATTTAAAG GGATTCTCATTTAATAACATGGATTATGGATTTGTAAAGCAACTGATCTGGTTATTGTCCAGGAGATACCCAGAGAGACTTGGAAAGTGCCTGATTGTCAACTCGCCATTTATTTTCACGGGATGCTGGGCCCTGATCAGATTGTG GCTGCATGATGTTACATCAAGCAAGATTGTATTTATCAAGAATGAGGAACATCTggcagagtacattcctcttGGTGTTTTGCCAAAATCTCTGTTTTAA